A window of Streptomyces armeniacus contains these coding sequences:
- a CDS encoding 3-oxoacyl-ACP synthase III family protein, producing the protein MNGPEVHIRSVGTALPGPPVDNAALTHRFHMSPVWEQWIDTFIGTRTRHFSLDLETGELRYTLTDLGEAASRRALTNAGLAAGEVDLMVMGTSTPDRLMPATINMIAERLGIDGVPTYQLQSGCSGAVQALDVAHQMLRSGRYRTALVLGADSCAKHTDLNVNPNDLPTAEQVNGVLFGDGAGALVLSTEPAPGSVVVRHVFHRLVGLNRAPGQIVEWFGRGDRDSGRQPLSEDYKAIEESVPKMAVHILNELLDELDWSEGDIDYLLPPQLSGRMTAHIAEILDLPGAREITCVVETGNTGNALPFFQLEAALPQLTEGDRALGIAVESSKWIKAGFALEKS; encoded by the coding sequence ATGAACGGCCCCGAGGTCCATATCCGCTCTGTCGGCACGGCCCTTCCGGGCCCGCCGGTGGACAACGCCGCTCTGACCCACCGGTTCCACATGTCCCCCGTCTGGGAGCAGTGGATCGACACCTTCATCGGCACCCGCACCCGGCACTTCTCCCTCGACCTGGAGACCGGCGAACTCCGCTACACCCTCACCGACCTGGGCGAGGCCGCGAGCAGGCGCGCCCTGACGAACGCGGGGCTCGCGGCCGGGGAGGTGGACCTGATGGTCATGGGCACCTCGACGCCGGACCGGCTGATGCCCGCCACCATCAACATGATCGCGGAACGGCTCGGCATCGACGGAGTGCCCACGTACCAGCTCCAGTCGGGCTGCAGCGGCGCCGTGCAGGCGCTCGACGTGGCGCACCAGATGCTGCGGTCCGGCCGGTACCGTACGGCGCTCGTGCTGGGCGCGGACAGCTGCGCCAAGCACACGGACCTCAACGTCAACCCGAACGACCTGCCCACCGCCGAGCAGGTCAACGGCGTGCTGTTCGGTGACGGGGCGGGCGCGCTGGTGCTGAGCACGGAGCCGGCGCCGGGCTCGGTCGTCGTACGGCACGTGTTCCACCGGCTGGTGGGGCTGAACCGGGCGCCCGGGCAGATCGTGGAGTGGTTCGGGCGCGGCGACCGCGACAGCGGACGGCAGCCGCTCAGCGAGGACTACAAGGCGATCGAGGAGTCCGTGCCGAAGATGGCCGTGCACATCCTCAACGAGCTGCTCGACGAACTGGACTGGAGCGAGGGCGACATCGACTACCTGCTGCCGCCGCAGCTGTCCGGCCGGATGACCGCGCACATCGCGGAGATCCTGGACCTGCCCGGCGCGCGGGAGATCACGTGCGTCGTGGAGACCGGCAACACGGGCAACGCCCTGCCGTTCTTCCAGCTCGAGGCCGCCCTGCCGCAACTGACCGAGGGCGACCGGGCGCTGGGCATCGCCGTCGAGTCCAGCAAGTGGATCAAGGCCGGATTCGCGCTGGAGAAGTCCTGA
- a CDS encoding thioesterase II family protein has translation MTSSSGAEEIWIRRFHHGLPGGNRLVCFPHAGGSASYYYPFSQALAPRTEVLAVQYPGRQDRRREPLVDSIPRLADHIADALERQGADSAAYFGHSMGAVLAYEVAQRLRERAAQGPARLFVSGRRAPSRRRPGGPGRVHLRDDDGLVAELRKVGGTDPSFLNDRELLAEILPVTRNDYKAIETYVWADRPPLDCPITALVGDHDPQTTSDEAAAWAEHTTGAFDLRVFPGGHFYLDARRDDVTDVVTAALDPTPAVNTLEGNTA, from the coding sequence GTGACATCATCATCGGGGGCAGAAGAAATATGGATCAGGCGATTCCACCATGGCTTACCGGGTGGCAATCGCCTGGTCTGCTTTCCGCATGCGGGGGGTTCCGCGAGTTACTACTACCCCTTCTCGCAGGCGCTGGCACCACGGACGGAAGTGCTGGCAGTGCAGTACCCGGGCCGGCAGGACCGGCGGCGGGAACCGCTCGTCGACAGCATCCCGCGGCTGGCCGACCACATCGCCGACGCCCTTGAACGCCAGGGCGCGGACAGCGCGGCGTACTTCGGCCACAGCATGGGCGCCGTCCTCGCGTACGAGGTGGCGCAGCGACTCAGGGAACGGGCGGCACAGGGACCGGCCAGGCTGTTCGTGTCGGGTCGGCGCGCCCCCTCGCGCCGGCGGCCCGGCGGCCCCGGCAGGGTCCATCTTCGCGACGACGACGGGCTCGTGGCCGAGCTCCGCAAGGTAGGGGGCACCGACCCCAGCTTCCTGAACGACCGGGAGCTGCTGGCCGAGATCCTCCCCGTCACCCGTAACGACTACAAGGCCATCGAGACGTACGTCTGGGCAGACCGGCCGCCACTGGACTGCCCGATCACCGCACTCGTCGGCGACCACGACCCGCAGACCACCAGCGACGAGGCGGCCGCTTGGGCCGAGCACACCACCGGGGCGTTCGATCTGCGGGTCTTCCCGGGCGGCCACTTCTATCTGGACGCCCGGCGCGACGACGTGACCGACGTCGTCACCGCCGCCCTGGACCCGACGCCGGCGGTCAACACACTCGAGGGGAACACAGCATGA
- a CDS encoding acyl carrier protein, translating into MNTLDDFITLLQDEFGLPVTIEDASRHLDEVSAWDSMHMLALLSALEQRTGQRISLPDALEASSLEDIYALAASA; encoded by the coding sequence GTGAACACGCTCGACGACTTCATCACGCTGCTGCAGGACGAGTTCGGCCTGCCGGTGACGATCGAGGACGCCTCCCGGCACCTGGACGAGGTGTCCGCCTGGGACTCGATGCACATGCTGGCGCTGCTGTCCGCGCTCGAACAGCGCACCGGGCAGCGCATCTCCCTGCCGGACGCCCTGGAGGCGTCCAGCCTCGAGGACATCTACGCGCTGGCGGCCTCCGCGTGA
- a CDS encoding SGNH/GDSL hydrolase family protein — MGVVLLAALGLLVAGVFAVPSWRCELTGCEKPSRSKERPSGPATRTISPQAAATRGGYVALGDSYSAGVGVQTDGDGDDDGKGADEECLRHAAAFYHDVTRAFRFPGGSSFWACSGATTTEVLKGKDGRLPQTDRVSAKTSLVTLSIGGNDAGFTKVLTRCLAEVLMGSCRGQGDEIAERLDELAKSLPEVIGRITARAPNARVLVVGYPRMFSDDPKDGVATISEDDQRWLNERTREVDNVIKQSARNADRKLVKAGKRGSVEFIDAYNAFDGHETGTSQPYVNGLKFNLRALSAESRSFHPTEKGHRALARLVTKQIKEGPGRPFVVKS, encoded by the coding sequence GTGGGCGTCGTGCTGTTGGCCGCCCTGGGCCTGCTGGTCGCGGGCGTCTTCGCGGTGCCTTCCTGGCGCTGCGAGCTGACGGGCTGTGAGAAGCCCAGCCGTTCCAAGGAGCGCCCGAGCGGGCCCGCCACCCGGACCATCAGCCCCCAGGCCGCCGCCACCAGGGGCGGTTACGTCGCCCTGGGCGATTCGTACTCCGCCGGCGTGGGCGTGCAGACCGACGGCGACGGAGACGACGACGGGAAGGGCGCGGACGAGGAGTGCCTGCGGCACGCCGCGGCGTTCTACCACGACGTCACAAGGGCGTTCAGGTTCCCCGGCGGCTCCTCGTTCTGGGCCTGCAGCGGCGCCACGACCACCGAAGTGCTGAAGGGGAAGGACGGGCGGCTCCCGCAGACGGACCGGGTCAGCGCCAAGACCAGTCTGGTGACGCTGAGCATCGGCGGAAACGACGCCGGATTCACCAAGGTGCTCACCCGCTGCCTGGCGGAGGTGCTGATGGGCAGCTGCCGCGGCCAAGGCGACGAGATTGCCGAACGGCTGGACGAGCTGGCGAAGTCGCTGCCCGAGGTGATCGGACGTATCACCGCCCGCGCGCCGAACGCCCGCGTGCTCGTGGTGGGTTATCCGCGCATGTTCTCGGACGATCCCAAAGACGGCGTGGCGACCATCAGCGAGGACGATCAGCGATGGCTCAACGAACGCACTCGCGAAGTCGATAACGTCATCAAGCAAAGCGCCCGCAATGCCGACCGGAAGCTCGTCAAGGCGGGAAAGCGGGGGAGCGTCGAGTTCATTGACGCCTACAACGCATTTGACGGACACGAAACCGGGACTTCACAACCGTATGTCAACGGGTTGAAGTTCAATCTGCGCGCCCTGTCCGCCGAATCGCGGAGTTTCCACCCCACCGAGAAAGGCCACCGGGCGCTGGCCAGGCTGGTCACCAAGCAGATCAAGGAAGGGCCGGGCAGGCCGTTCGTCGTGAAGTCGTGA
- a CDS encoding alpha/beta fold hydrolase — translation MNDLAELKQFVIVHARSQKIKGYRELLARIRTDAGDGTGSWAGEWTRAGDALRDGGRHLEACRHYAMARFPYVDGPGRQRAQDSCAEAFDVWRAAHPGVERLDLDLPDGRVRCWTSGLSAAEPRPLLVVMGGIVSVKEQWGPVLARIGRLGMAGVVTELPGVGENTLRYGGKSWQMLSSVLDAVGERADVSQTYAMTLSFSGHMALRCAVDDSRIRGVVTTGAPVSEFFTDAAWQDRIPRVTVDTLAHMSGREPADVRGGLAELALTDGQLAALDIPLRYVASSRDEIIPAAEAATLPRRVKDVRLLVHDDVHGSPRHVAETQLWCLRSLFEIRGVRGPQSAALGLLLGARRLQRRLAAPGARARG, via the coding sequence GTGAACGACCTGGCCGAACTCAAGCAGTTCGTGATCGTCCACGCCCGCAGCCAGAAGATCAAGGGCTACCGGGAGCTGCTCGCCCGTATCCGCACCGACGCCGGCGACGGCACCGGCTCCTGGGCCGGCGAGTGGACGCGCGCGGGCGACGCGCTGCGCGACGGCGGCCGCCACCTGGAGGCGTGCCGGCACTACGCCATGGCCCGCTTTCCGTACGTCGACGGACCCGGGCGGCAGCGCGCGCAGGACAGCTGCGCCGAGGCGTTCGACGTGTGGCGGGCCGCGCACCCCGGTGTCGAACGGCTGGATCTGGACCTGCCGGACGGCCGCGTCCGCTGCTGGACGAGCGGGCTGTCCGCGGCCGAACCGCGGCCGCTGCTCGTCGTCATGGGCGGCATCGTGTCCGTGAAGGAGCAGTGGGGTCCGGTGCTGGCGCGGATCGGGCGGCTCGGCATGGCGGGCGTCGTCACCGAGCTGCCCGGCGTCGGCGAGAACACCCTGCGCTACGGCGGCAAGAGCTGGCAGATGCTGTCCTCGGTGCTGGACGCGGTCGGCGAACGGGCCGACGTGTCACAGACGTACGCGATGACGCTCAGCTTCAGCGGGCACATGGCGCTGCGCTGTGCCGTGGACGACAGCAGGATACGGGGCGTCGTCACCACGGGGGCACCGGTCTCGGAGTTCTTCACGGACGCGGCCTGGCAGGACCGGATTCCGCGCGTCACCGTCGACACGCTGGCGCACATGAGCGGCCGGGAGCCGGCGGACGTACGCGGCGGGCTGGCCGAACTCGCGCTCACCGACGGCCAGCTGGCGGCGCTGGACATCCCGCTGCGGTACGTGGCCAGCTCGCGGGACGAGATCATTCCGGCGGCGGAGGCCGCGACCCTGCCGCGCCGGGTGAAGGACGTACGGCTGCTGGTGCACGACGACGTGCACGGCTCGCCGCGGCACGTCGCGGAGACGCAGCTGTGGTGCCTGCGCTCGCTGTTCGAGATACGGGGCGTGCGCGGGCCGCAGAGCGCCGCGCTGGGCCTGCTGCTGGGGGCCAGACGGCTCCAGCGGCGGCTGGCCGCTCCGGGGGCGCGGGCACGGGGCTGA
- a CDS encoding 2-oxo acid dehydrogenase subunit E2, whose translation MTRVQRHRDAMRPHGRPYSLVAYVLHAAARTLAEHPEANAAVRGRLRPRVARYPGVSGKLALDKTLDGQRVVLAAVLPGLERSTLAGIQRRIDHFRDGDPAVMPEFAGARALHRLPAPLGALLYRLGVRPLRRRAEVFGTFAVSSLGHRPVDGFHSVGGTTVTLGLGQVAERPAVRDGRLTTAPLMRLSLTFDHRVIDGAEAADVLTGVKERLEEFTPEPDDGPDDDPSGLSAAREAVTP comes from the coding sequence ATGACGCGCGTACAGCGGCACCGGGACGCGATGCGCCCGCACGGCCGCCCGTACTCCCTGGTCGCCTACGTGCTGCACGCCGCCGCCCGTACCCTCGCCGAGCACCCGGAGGCCAACGCGGCGGTCCGCGGCCGGCTGCGGCCCCGCGTGGCCCGCTACCCCGGCGTCAGCGGCAAGCTCGCCCTCGACAAGACACTCGACGGGCAACGGGTGGTGCTGGCGGCCGTACTCCCCGGCCTGGAGCGGTCCACGCTGGCCGGAATCCAGCGTCGTATCGACCACTTCCGGGACGGCGACCCGGCCGTCATGCCGGAGTTCGCGGGCGCCCGCGCGCTGCACCGGTTGCCGGCGCCGCTGGGCGCGCTCTTGTACCGGCTGGGCGTACGGCCGCTGCGGCGGCGGGCCGAGGTGTTCGGCACGTTCGCGGTGAGCTCGCTGGGGCACCGGCCGGTCGACGGGTTCCACTCGGTAGGCGGTACGACCGTCACGCTCGGCCTCGGACAGGTCGCGGAGCGGCCCGCCGTACGGGACGGGCGGCTGACCACGGCGCCGCTGATGCGGCTCAGCCTGACCTTCGACCACCGGGTGATCGACGGAGCGGAGGCCGCCGACGTACTCACCGGGGTCAAGGAACGTCTGGAGGAGTTCACGCCGGAGCCGGACGACGGTCCGGACGACGATCCTTCCGGCCTGTCCGCTGCCCGGGAAGCGGTGACACCGTGA